From Thunnus albacares chromosome 22, fThuAlb1.1, whole genome shotgun sequence, the proteins below share one genomic window:
- the zbtb4 gene encoding daf-12-interacting protein 1 isoform X3, translating to MVSGEKVWDPLHAGLIQSRLSEQHLAAGLTPLCNLTHTATKDTTCHQSQQLSTLSSPLLSLVAPDTLHPFKAFSPLHTPVNFCGSNKIKGLHKPVRCLGAASQPEEEEEEGEAEQLEMKGKRHGGRGEAMMEDRLEDMADGPKNAKITLSFPLSAGPLPASLTSPNHCRSSSSSSPSPHRRRPSSKSSDEGSLWKLDATMDVKHRPFKAQRHDSSPSSSPSSSSSPMTVHSLIRKDIKSPPPLKCSKLNPETQFHKSPPRSSSGSLGGCYGGDGWDERHRVTNGTASPSQTAQILFSLGTSAYQRGGDAERREKITGRPAGKVGSPHGPSLHPPTLHLPPPLPPPPPPPSEGLTAPPHSSSYSPTDSLKPELICGVCHRLFSSASSLTVHMRLHRGSRALSCRFCGKVFIHSKRLQSHEASCRVPGLPSNSPPSLSVQPKEEPLEEGEVRVEGGMIVGETDISKARPGKKARSLLARIQGDDAAATELLASDENHFVKVVDGNVIYFCSVCERSYMTLSSLKRHSNVHSWRRKYPCHYCDKVFALAEYRTKHEVWHTGERRYQCIFCWDAFATYYNLKTHQKAIHGINPSLISSEKTANGGYKQKANALKLYRLLPMRSQKRPYKTYSDSLHNCLLMPPTETSSVSLPGLGCALGPEDLQSLISGAHPQSVKPDPDAFPDGFPVSVAAEHGDLSPLTPHPQTDMPQVRKHESEALELEQGRSSGSFKMSSSGKTKTPKTGSGTDTSMPSVITYGHTKPSVIVHGTAVSSSVIVHSNQVSSGSEKSPVNSLSPETSNSQTSHKGIPRSIKKQRDSADNHKKRSRDCSDTTEEGSRGRHDAETSRSFHKSRKSHGKSELSNSKQLSTSVGSQGKEAGPLCQITVRIGEEAIVKRSISETDLRRDKGLSPPKTKRSETSSVREAKELRHSHSHHHHKHRVHHRASLESEADDKEVDCEEEEEEEEEEEEEEEEVVKKSSKSSDEVREYYFRREVREQESDHDTEDNLWRPYYSYKPKRKAQAHLQRVKSWQRKLKYKRSIRLKRRAERLKNRVNKETEKSQDEEEDGKIDEAEKLSKANTEKREGKKKDYLCASLKDKNKEAEKHVKEACHEVSTPPLHSPKPPLSTSVAPTGIKRRPWTNGNAAECGTCGRWFSSPRKRDKHELSHLLEFVCLFCRATFPSRDKLEDHQRAQHPKPTESPSVPPKVALGEQVEGAGVKSVPEIAKYDEEKGGQLGLLGRNSSPSRLSRRALSRHTCPQCHKVCKTSSALTRHIRRHELSSSPEREKEDKDSEQKTTETVVKTVSRDQETENGQVPSALSVSVISYSTPDPPSDCLASQQHEDHLSEPTDEHQMSESSDKPEPTELTHPAPEREPSPKIADPPSEIPVNLTPTKPEFTPAAPSTLQSVLVMNGSECLDYRTPSKKNLDSQIHRIPSPVHIVASTNTSPNMPMTSQTRITTAAPPVSMTTVPSSEGGFMKRDGVIMDRERQGGSGVFLHTGYEEPPLVQDLRVQSMSRSPSPNEAQDLTMSSILAREREIERQREKERELERQRERERDKEMAKEREKEIERAQQMSRVAHAPEDQIALLVPKEEPLSPVPSPQHIPTQTTMNGPSSHRHTPKSPCRSPTAIGLVAQANRQVHSSSQGLDRLTLPTGAAGVGDRPSAHALLLPRAPQPPEPEHQDIVSSRDPQQGETTPVGFPAQDYPLPLIVPDSYHSGKKQEENLLMSSYPAAAHPFGPLGKVMVPNGGDLAKLPFYPDPYQLLYGPQLLAYPYNLAALPVALNMMAPGGDKVEPLPFLPAIFNYAATAGPYMGAAPHPLVANPSLYSSSSGSGKKQRDSSSSKP from the coding sequence ATGGTGTCCGGTGAGAAGGTGTGGGACCCCCTCCATGCGGGCCTTATTCAGTCACGTCTGAGTGAACAACACCTGGCTGCTGGACTAACTCCCCTCTGCAACCTCACACATACTGCAACTAAGGACACCACGTGCCACCAGAGTCAGCAGTTGTCAACTTTGTCTTCCCCGCTGCTGTCATTAGTGGCTCCAGACACTCTTCACCCATTCAAGGCCTTCTCACCGTTACACACTCCTGTCAATTTCTGCGGCTCAAACAAGATCAAAGGGCTACACAAACCAGTCCGCTGTCTTGGAGCGGCCTCTCAgcctgaagaagaggaggaggaaggggaagCTGAGCAGCTTGAGATGAAGGGTAAAAGGCATGGAGGCCGGGGAGAGGCCATGATGGAGGACAGGCTGGAGGACATGGCTGATGGAcctaaaaatgcaaaaatcacCCTAAGCTTCCCACTTAGTGCTGGACCCCTCCCAGCCTCTCTGACATCTCCAAACCACTGTCGTAGCTCCTCTTCGTCCTCCCCTTCCCCCCACCGACGACGGCCATCCTCTAAGAGCTCCGATGAGGGTTCACTGTGGAAACTGGATGCTACCATGGACGTAAAGCACAGACCTTTTAAGGCCCAGAGGCACGACAGCTCTCCGTCCtcttcaccctcctcctcctcatctcccaTGACTGTTCATTCACTTATCAGGAAGGATATAAAATCCCCGCCTCCTCTGAAGTGCTCTAAACTCAATCCAGAGACTCAGTTTCACAAGTCGCCCCCAAGATCCTCCAGCGGGTCTTTAGGGGGCTGTTATGGTGGAGATGGATGGGATGAAAGGCACAGGGTGACCAACGGTACAGCCTCACCCTCTCAAACTGCCCAGATCCTCTTCAGTCTGGGCACGTCAGCCTATCAGAGAGGCGGGGatgcagagaggagggagaaaataACAGGAAGACCAGCTGGGAAGGTGGGAAGCCCTCATGGACCAAGtctccacccacccaccctccacctccctcccccactaccaccaccaccacctcccccaTCTGAGGGTCTTACTGCCCCCCCACATTCGTCCTCTTACTCCCCTACTGACAGCCTGAAGCCCGAGCTGATCTGTGGGGTGTGCCATCGGCTCTTCAGCTCAGCCTCCTCGCTGACAGTCCACATGCGGCTGCATCGTGGCAGCCGCGCCCTCAGCTGCCGTTTCTGTGGCAAAGTCTTCATCCACAGCAAGAGACTGCAATCCCACGAGGCCTCCTGCAGGGTGCCAGGCCTACCCTCCAACAGCCCTCCTTCTCTCAGTGTGCAGCCAAAGGAGGAGCCGCTGGAGGAGGGTGAGGTGAGAGTGGAGGGGGGGATGATTGTGGGAGAAACAGACATCAGTAAGGCGCGGCCAGGGAAGAAAGCGCGGAGCCTACTGGCACGAATCCAAGGTGATGATGCAGCAGCCACAGAGCTACTGGCAAGTGATGAGAACCATTTTGTGAAGGTGGTAGACGGCAATGTCATTTActtctgctctgtgtgtgagcGTTCCTACATGACCTTATCCAGCCTCAAGCGTCACTCTAATGTGCACTCATGGCGCCGCAAATATCCATGCCATTATTGCGACAAGGTCTTTGCCCTGGCTGAGTACCGCACAAAGCATGAGGTGTGGCACACAGGAGAACGGCGCTACCAGTGCATCTTCTGCTGGGATGCCTTCGCTACCTACTACAATCTCAAAACACACCAGAAGGCCATTCATGGCATTAATCCCAGCCTCATCTCCAGTGAAAAGACAGCTAATGGGGGTTATAAGCAGAAGGCTAACGCCCTCAAGCTCTACCGCCTTCTCCCCATGCGCTCCCAGAAGAGACCCTACAAGACCTACAGTGACAGTTTGCATAATTGCCTGCTTATGCCACCAACTGAAACATCTTCCGTGTCCCTGCCCGGCCTGGGCTGCGCTCTGGGACCTGAAGACCTACAAAGCCTCATCAGTGGGGCCCACCCTCAGAGTGTAAAGCCTGACCCAGATGCCTTCCCCGATGGATTCCCTGTTTCTGTGGCTGCTGAGCACGGGGACCTCTCCCCACTAACACCCCACCCCCAAACGGACATGCCCCAAGTTAGAAAACATGAGAGTGAGGCCCTAGAGTTAGAGCAGGGTAGAAGCAGTGGCAGCTTCAAAATGTCTAGTAGCGGCAAAACCAAAACTCCTAAGACTGGGAGTGGCACAGACACAAGCATGCCTTCTGTGATAACATATGGCCATACAAAACCCTCTGTCATAGTTCATGGAACAGCAGTGTCATCCTCTGTTATTGTGCATAGCAACCAAGTCTCCTCTGGAAGTGAAAAAAGCCCAGTGAACAGCTTGTCCCCTGAAACCAGCAACAGTCAGACGTCACATAAGGGCATTCCCAGATcaatcaaaaaacaaagagataGTGCAGACAACCATAAAAAGAGATCCAGAGACTGTTCAGATACAACAGAGGAGGGCTCAAGAGGTAGACATGACGCAGAGACAAGCAGATCATTTCACAAATCACGAAAGTCCCATGGCAAGAGCGAGCTCTCTAACTCAAAGCAGCTCTCAACATCCGTAGGGTCACAGGGCAAAGAGGCAGGGCCGCTGTGCCAGATTACTGTACGTATTGGTGAGGAAGCCATAGTAAAGCGCAGCATCTCTGAGACAGACCTTAGGAGAGACAAAGGCCTTTCCCCCCCAAAAACCAAGAGAAGTGAAACATCATCTGTGCGGGAGGCCAAGGAACTCCGTCACTCTCACTCCCACCATCACCATAAACACCGTGTCCACCACAGAGCCAGCCTGGAATCAGAGGCTGATGACAAAGAAGTAGattgtgaggaggaggaggaggaggaggaggaggaggaggaagaggaggaggaggttgtgAAAAAGAGCTCCAAATCCTCTGATGAAGTGAGGGAATACTACTTCCGTCGAGAGGTGCGTGAGCAAGAGAGTGACCATGACACGGAGGACAATTTATGGCGGCCTTACTATTCATACAAGCCTAAGAGAAAGGCCCAAGCACATCTGCAGAGGGTCAAGAGCTGGCAGAGGAAACTGAAGTACAAGCGCTCCATCCGGCtgaagaggagagcagagaggcttAAAAACCGTGTgaataaagagacagagaaatcacaagatgaggaagaggatgggAAGATTGATGAGGCTGAAAAACTGTCTAAAGCTAACAcggaaaagagagagggaaaaaagaaagattatcTCTGTGCCTCtttaaaggacaaaaacaaagaagcagaaaaacatgttaaggAGGCCTGTCATGAGGTTTCCACCCCTCCTCTGCACTCTCCAAAGCCTCCTCTGTCTACCTCAGTGGCTCCTACGGGAATAAAGAGGCGGCCATGGACTAATGGGAATGCAGCAGAGTGTGGTACATGTGGCCGCTGGTTCTCAAGCCCCAGGAAGCGAGACAAACACGAGCTGAGCCATCTGCTGGAGTTTGTATGTCTCTTCTGCCGAGCCACTTTCCCCTCAAGGGATAAATTGGAAGATCACCAGAGAGCCCAGCATCCCAAGCCTACTGAGTCACCCTCTGTGCCCCCTAAAGTAGCCCTTGGCGAACAAGTAGAAGGGGCCGGGGTCAAGTCTGTGCCGGAGATAGCAAagtatgatgaagaaaaaggGGGGCAACTGGGCTTACTAGGGAGAAATTCTAGTCCAAGTCGCCTAAGCAGAAGAGCATTATCACGGCACACCTGTCCACAGTGTCATAAGGTGTGCAAGACGTCTTCAGCACTAACCCGCCATATCCGACGCCATGAGTTAAGCAGTTccccagagagagaaaaggaagataAAGACTCAGagcaaaaaacaacagagacagTTGTTAAAACTGTTAGCAGAGaccaagagactgaaaatggaCAGGTTCCCAGtgctctctctgtttcagtTATCAGCTATTCAACACCAGACCCGCCCAGTGACTGTTTGGCATCACAGCAGCATGAGGACCATCTCAGTGAACCGACAGATGAACATCAGATGTCAGAATCCAGCGATAAACCTGAACCGACAGAGCTCACACATCCAGCTCCTGAGAGAGAGCCGAGCCCAAAAATTGCAGACCCTCCATCAGAAATCCCAGTTAACCTTACACCCACCAAACCCGAATTCACGCCTGCCGCGCCCTCTACTCTCCAGAGTGTGTTAGTCATGAATGGATCTGAATGTCTGGACTACCGCACCCCCAGCAAAAAGAACTTAGACAGCCAGATCCACAGAATACCCAGCCCTGTGCACATCGTGGCATCCACCAACACCTCTCCAAATATGCCCATGACATCACAGACCAGAATAACcactgctgctcctcctgtttCCATGACAACGGTTCCCAGCTCTGAGGGGGGATTCATGAAACGGGATGGGGTCATTatggacagagagaggcagggtGGCAGTGGTGTATTTCTGCATACAGGTTATGAGGAACCACCGCTGGTCCAAGATCTCAGAGTCCAGTCAATGTCCAGGAGCCCCTCTCCCAACGAAGCACAAGACCTGACCATGTCCTCTATACtagcgagagagagggagatagagaggcaaagagagaaagagagggagctcgagagacagagagaaagggagagggacAAAGAAATggcaaaagaaagagaaaaagagattgAGAGGGCTCAGCAGATGAGTAGAGTTGCACATGCCCCAGAGGACCAGATTGCTCTGTTGGTCCCCAAAGAGGAGCCCTTGAGCCCTGTGCCGTCCCCCCAGCATATCCCCACTCAAACCACTATGAATGGACCCTCCTCACACAGGCACACTCCTAAGTCCCCCTGCCGGTCCCCCACAGCTATTGGACTCGTAGCTCAAGCCAACCGTCAGGTTCACTCCAGTTCACAAGGACTCGACAGACTCACACTGCCCACTGGAGCAGCTGGTGTTGGTGACCGCCCCTCTGCCCATGCTCTGCTTCTCCCCCGAGCCCCTCAACCACCTGAGCCAGAGCACCAGGACATTGTTTCTTCCAGAGATCCCCAGCAGGGGGAGACCACCCCAGTGGGCTTCCCTGCCCAGGACTATCCCCTACCCCTCATCGTGCCAGACAGTTACCACTCTGGTAAGAAGCAGGAGGAAAACCTGCTCATGTCCTCCTATCCTGCTGCAGCTCATCCCTTCGGCCCGCTGGGAAAGGTCATGGTCCCTAACGGCGGGGACTTGGCCAAGCTGCCATTCTATCCAGACCCTTACCAGCTGCTCTATGGGCCTCAGCTTCTGGCCTACCCTTATAACCTGGCGGCTCTTCCTGTGGCTCTGAATATGATGGCACCTGGGGGAGACAAGGTAGAGCCTCTGCCCTTCCTCCCCGCCATCTTCAACTACGCCGCCACTGCTGGGCCTTACATGGGCGCAGCACCTCACCCCCTTGTGGCCAATCCCAGCctctacagcagcagcagcggcagcggcAAGAAGCAGcgagacagcagcagcagcaaaccaTAG